The Gadus macrocephalus chromosome 1, ASM3116895v1 DNA window ATCGTAGGCTGCACCCATATAACAGCACAGACTGCAGTATGTACCCCCATTCGCTGATTCCTGCTGTGTCTCTGACCTTGGTCACATTATGCCTGACCACCGGTTTCAGTTGTGCTTTCACGTGTCTGTTAGGTTCTGATCGAGACCTTGGTCGCCCTGGGCGCCCAGTGTCGCTGGACGGCTTGTAATATCTACTCCACTCAGAACGAGGTGGCGGCGGCTTTGGCCGAGAGTGGTGAGCCGCGATAAATGTTGTCAACACAGCCACGGCTAATGGACCAGTTCTGTACACAGCCAGGCTGACcctattctctctccctctcttttctgtctctcctttTCTGTATCCACATGAGCACACAAAAAGGCAATTTCTCAAATGCTAACCAGTGTTCACTTGCAGGCGACTGAGCAAACAgcgtttattttttaatttataatcTGCGTTGCAGTCAAGGCAAAGACAGGCAGCTGTTTGCATTAAATGACCGAGAGCAAAACATCGACCACCTGTCTCTGGGTTTTTTGCTCAGCACTGTTGACTTGCAAATTCCAAAGTGGTGcatgcatgtctctctctctctttctctctgttgatgtctctctctctctcactcgtgtCCTAGGGGTGTCTGTATTTGCCTGGAAAGGGGAGTCGGAGGACGACTTCTGGTGGTGCATCGATCGCTGTGTCAACACAGAGGGCTGGCAGGCCAACATGGTGCGTGTCTCTAGGCGTCCCCACGGAGGGACTCTTTGTTGCGGTCGTTCAGCGTCTCAACGCCTTCCCTTTGCTTTGTGCTCCTTCCCTTTGCTTTGTGCTCCAGATTCTGGACGACGGGGGGGACCTCACCCACTGGGTCTATAAGAAGTACCCCAGCGTGTTCAAGAAGGCCCGCGGCATCGTGGAGGAGAGTGTCACTGGGGTGCACAGGTCAGATTGGCCTTCACTCTCCTCCACTTATGAAGATCCTAGATCctatttaaatgtataaatatgggGAAAACAAACTGATTGAACAAGCAGATGAGCCTTTATCATCCAGTCATTCTAACAACAGCTGCAGGTCTGATTAAATCACTATAGTAGGAGAGGGGGTTTGTAGAGGTGGGAGATATGGCCAACTGGGTTGAGCATGTGAGAAAACAATTATCGTTGTTAAAAGGCACTGCCAGAGCCAATTAGTCCACAGTTTACACTGAATTGTAAACTCCGGCCTGCTCTGACTGGAAATTCATTACGGAGATCTGATGGTGTTAGTCTGCAACATCTGCTGATTATCAAAAAATAGGACTTATTATTCGCTGACAATAAGTATGATGTCACAAACCGCATGTGTGGGCATTTGGCTCACACCACCCTGTCTTTCCAGATTGTACCAGTTATCGAAGGCAGGCAAGCTGTGCGTCCCTGCTATGAATGTCAACGACTCTGTTACCAAGCAGAAGTTCGACAACCTCTACTGCTGCCGTGAATCCATCCTAGATGGGTGAGCCAGAGAGAATGTGCTGTTTAACGCAACAATCTAAATGTAATCACTGCTTATTATTCATGTTGCTAACTTATGTTTGTGAGTATGTTTGTGCATGGGCTCCCTTAATACTTAATGATGGTAATGGGGACTTTTTCTTTGGCTAGATTGAAGAGAACCACTGATGTAATGTTTGGAGGAAAGCAGGTCGTTGTGTGCGGTTACGGGGAGGTGAGTCAAACTCTATTGAAACACATTGGCCTTGTTCACAGTGCAATCAAAAGTGGCCCAATTTAGAATTTTTTGCAGGTCTGATTCCTCATATTACATTTTTTCAAATTCACAAGGAATCAGATGGTTTTAATCCTGATTTGGGCATTTTCGTACGTGGTCCTAAATCAGATACAGGTCAGATGTTTTGCAATCTGAAAACTCTGTGAGAACATTCATATTGGAAATCACGTGACACTACAAGGAGGATGGAGCGTGAAAACACTAGTTCATATTACTAATGTTGAATGGCGGTTAATAATGATCCTTCCAGACGATCCGTCACCAACAATAGCCCTTGTATGTTTTCAAGAGAATAGCACTAGTCCTGCAATAAAATGTCATCAAAACTTTATGAACCTTATTTGTAGTATACTCTCATACTACGGATGCTATGCCGTCGTTTTATTTTaataacacatttgtttttaaATTGCACTGCTTGAAAAACATCCACCAGTGTGAAAACGTCCACACCGCATCAACGCTACTGCAGATCAACTTAAAAACAAAACTGTAACACTGAAAATGGGAATTCAGCATTTAGGCTTGCAGTGTGAATGAGGTCATCGAGAGATGAACACGGGTTGTGGGTGGGTGTTCATACTcatactgtgtgtttgtgttgtgctgACCTCCTGGTCTCTAGGTGGGAAAAGGCTGCTGTACTGCCCTCAAGGCGCTTGGAGCCATCGTGTGCATAACAGAGATCGACCCCATCTGTGCTCTGCAGGGCTGGTGGGTAACAAACCAGCGCTTtcatcatcattcattcatctatTCGCAGATCAATGCGGTGCCTATGGATAACCTTTATTTAGTACTTTCATCCATGGAAATGATTGAATTGGTACTTCTTTTTCACTGCGTCCGTGGGTGGGAGTTGCTGCTGTTTGTTATGATTTAATTATGTCTATTTTTAGCTTTAagcatatttattatttttttggcgTTGTTTCCACGCAGCATGGATGGCTTCCGAGTGGTCAAACTGAATGAGGTCATTCGGCAGATGGACCTCGTGATAACCTGCACTGGTAAGCTCACCCATTCAGCTACGCTAATACTGCCCTCCATCATTCATAAGGCATCAAGCCTGGAAATGTTTACTGAACAAATATCCTATTAGCATCATCGTATGgtgaccaaaataaaataatctgttAACAAATATAATGCATTTATGGAAATGTGTTCCTGCAGTCACCATTAATTCAAGTCACATTTCatcaaacataaaaaacaacagaggaaAAACAATGTTTCTTTATGTAGTGAGCCAATATAACAATAACATTGACCAATGCCATTTATTCTAACAGCAGTGTTTTTTAGCATAGAGTATGGCTATTCACCATGAATCCCTAACCTTGTTAATCCAGTTGATTTTCTTGAGAGGGAAAGTCAAACAACCCTGTTCACATGTTCATCAATTCAATTGGTGTCCTTTACATTTAGGCAACAAGAATGTTGTTACCAGGGAACAGCTAGACCGGATGAAGAACGGCTGTATCGTGTGCAATATgggacactcaaacacagagaTTGACGTGGTGGGTAACGATGGATCAATACAAACCCTAGCCTGGACCCGTGTGTGTTCAGTTTGGCTTCTGTGTCTACTTTCGGATGCCCTTTTCAGTATAACAGGAAGTAGCTAAGTTGTTTTGTATGCATCCACAGGCAAGCCTGCGCAGTCCTGAACTGACCTGGGAGAGGGTACGCTCTCAGGTAGACCACATCATCTGGCCTGACGGCAAGAGGGTGGTCCTCCTGGCAGAGGTATAGAACTTCTCTGGAGTGTATCCACTTACTGAGCTGTTGTGCGTGACACAACATTTCACGCAATGCATGGAGATGAAAGATGATGCCCAGCTTCTTTGTATTTTCCAGCCTGTTCTCCAACTTAATTGTTTTTTGATCAATATGACCCAAAATGACCCATAAGAGCGTTTGCTGATTTAGCGGCCCCTATCAACTGGTCGATGAAACAGCAAACAATATGTCACGTTTCTGCATGCAAAAtggtaatatttattttatttttagatgGACATCTTTTAGATAAAATGCgttttaataacatttctagcgagaaattttaTTTGAGTCGAGAAATGTATTCAGGTTTGAATAAATCAATTTCTTCGCGCTGTTAGATAATCTGAGCTGTTACACTCAAAGTATACTTATGACGCCAGGGGTCGCTTcatcaaaacaataacaaaatacgTAGTTTGTTGACGTCGTGCTCCAACGTTGGAtcatgggagttgttgtctgCAGCACCAATGCCCGTGAAATCTATCTGACGTTACTCAGGCCATGATGCTGTCTTCTGGTTCTTCTGGTTTATTCTCAAGCTGTTAGGAAGTGAAACACTTGTATCTTAACTCTCTACAACTGTGATGTCAGGCGTTTGTCTCATGGGTTTCTGTGTCAACATCTCACCTTGTTTGTCTTCCACTctcctctgtttctcttttcGTCGCTGCAGGGCCGGCTCCTCAACCTGAGCTGTTCCACAGTGCCCACCTTTGTTCTGTCCATCACTGCTACCACTCAGGTGTCTGGTTAAACCCGACTCTCCTTTATACGACATACTTCTACACTCTAAACAGTTATGGCTCCTGAGCTTATGCAACCACATTTGAATGAAGGAAGAAGAAATGTGCCCAAAAAAAATGTCCTTTGTcctgttaattattattaacaattCCAAATTATTAATGAATAATTCCAAGAGAACTTtaaacaacattgttttcattacAATTTCTTAATATTATCTGTTTCTGTGAACCTGCAGGCCTTGGCTCTGATTGAGCTGTTCAATGCTCCAGAGGGACGATACAAACAGGATGTGTATCTGCTACCTAAGAAGATGGGTAAGATACCCGGTCTACTATATTCATTAACCTTCATCATAAATCATCCTTGTGTGAGGTCACTTTGACCATAATCTGATTGAAGCTCATTGCTGCCACCTAGTGTTCAGACAACAGCAATGTTGGAAGTCAAACTGCATGAACGTTATGGAATAATATATCATTCTTTTCTAGATGAGTATGTGGCCAGCCTGCACCTACCTAACTTTGATGCCCACCTGACTGAGTTGTCAGACGAGCAGGCAAAGTACATGGGCCTCAACAAAAATGGCCCCTTCAAACCCAACTATTACAGGTACCATTGTGTGGTTGACAATGATTAAGATCAATGTAATACTATCTTTAATATTTTTCTGATAAAAAGGAATAATTTTCACAGGTATTGATGGGACTACCTGATGGCCTGGGATTAAGAAAAAGTATTTCCAATGTTCATTTGTGGTTTTAAGTTTTGCAAAATTCATGattcatttcactttctgaATGTAACTGCATATTAGCAATATAAGACACTGTGTTAGAtgcaattagaaaaaaaaaaaatgttatatATAACATTAAAGGTCTGTCACATGTTAAAAAGCCTGCTTGCATGCTGTCATGCAAGCAGATCAAaccattgtgttgttgttgttaatttGTCTATACACTCCGGATATATGCATCATGCCAAACAATGGCTAGAAGTTGATTCCTGAGATATCTATGTTTTCATCTGTGCATGCCATTAAATCATCCTGTACGCTGCCAGAACTCTTAATACTCTAATCAATACTGTAATTTAAATTTTTTACTTATTCTGAGTTATAGGACTGGTTGACATTGAGTATTTTACTATCACAGAACATCTCTGCTGTCCATAACATTGGAAAGACTACAGTCCATAAATGTAaatcatatatattttaaaagaaACCTCTtgattacatatatatatccccATCTGAGTGTATGATTTTGACAACATCCATTCATAAACATGTGCTCTTACAAACAAATAGATGGTTTTGAACAGCTGGAGAGCAAAGGGACATTTATAAAGTGTGCAGAACCCTTTTGGTATGTGGGATTAATTTCAAAGGTCACGCACTTTGCAACCACTCCTAGAGTATAATCAGTGTGTAAGAATAAATGAAGTGTTAAACGCAAACAACAAGGATATTTTCAAATTGATGCTGCTTGGACGACTCATTCTGAACTTTAATTCCTGTCATTTGAATTCCTCTTTGTCAAACTAAAATGTATTGTATTGCTGTTGTGTCTGAATAGCACATTTGTAGTATTGGTAAACCTTAAATGGTATAAATGTGCCTTTTGATAAGATTCTAAGGAGTAGATTGCATTTCCACATTACTTTAAACCCCAAGTGGATAACCACTTGGGGTTATCCACATAAACACTGTCTTTCTCTGACTGCTTCTGCATAATATATTAAACATTCCCTAAATGTTAATAGATTTGAGACTATATTGTCATATGATTTAAACTGATTTTTTTCAACAGAGTAAGCTCAAATAAAGTAATTATTCAAATGTAGCCCATGTACCATCACGTATGTAAAATCATGTATTCAATTAGCAATAAAGTCATCATTGTCTTTCAAGaaatcaaaagaaaacacatttaaGCACAGTGATTTTGTGTGATTATAACTTATAGTCTTACAATGATTGGAGACAAGCTCAAATCTGAATGAGCCACTTTCTTTTGCTTCATATCAATGTAAGCATGAATTTGGCGTACACGACTATCATCACTAGTAAACTGCAAAAATGTGTAATGGTAGAAGCAACAGCGTGTAGCCTGGCCACTTTAGAAATACAGCTTATAAAATTCCCTTTTGAGGGCTTCATCCACTCACGCTAATTAGTTTTCCTGAGAATATCTCTGTATCTAAACAGGAAACGGGGCCTATCGAAATAGGAAAGGGGGTGTATCGAAACAGGAAACGTGCTGTATCGAAACAGGAAACGTGCTGTATCGGAACAGGAAACGGTGTATCGAAAAAGGAAACGGGTGTATCGAAATAGGAAACGGGGTGTAATGTAACAGGGCGTAACAAGACCTTCATTCCTTGCAGTATTTGATATCCGTCCAGGTTCTGAGCCGTTTTCCCCCAGAAACTGCTGTagcatagtaggactgctggatctgaCATTACATAAGGTAAAAATAGTGAGCAAGAGAATTAAAAGGTCAAGCAAGTTAAGAGATCTAGTGTAAACGTCCATTATTCTCAATGAAAAGCTTAGCCTACATATAATATGCTAAGGGTGAACCCCTTCATGAAAGTTGCTGAATGTGCTTTACGTAACATTCTTTGCATACCGGTCATTCAATTTCTAACAGCTAGGCCTATTGGCCGAGTAACAGTAGGCTGGGCTTCAATGCTCACTGGCCTTCTCTAGAATATTCACTGGCCCAGCCCCCACTGCCTCATCTGCTAATATTAACAGTTGACTCACTGAGGCTGGGGAGCTGAGAGCATTCTAGAAACTTGCTTTTGACTATATAAGCAAAGGGTTGGAGTCAGTTTAGGTGTGACTTTTTGGAAGAATCAAGAGGACAGACCAGCTTCAAGCGACATCTACTTTAGAGGACTCGACTGAGATCCTTCAGGCGATTAAAGGAGTTTTCAGATATAGAGTAAGTAAGAGATTGTATGAAAATGTTAGATTACACTGttgatttaatattattatcattataaatCCCTGGCGAGAGCTCAACAGAATCACAGGACATATGAAGTCAATCATTATTCGATATATTGATTTGAGATTAACATCTTTATGATAGCTGTAATGATAATTCCTCGTATTACGAGATAAATTCAGTATCATGCAAGTTCTTTAAATTATTAAGCTATAGTTTTCTCCAGATTACAAGATAGGTTAGTTTTCCGTCATGACAAGATAATTCTCTCATactaaaaacataaaatgttcTGTTGTGGCAGTAATACACTTCCGGAAAGACGATATATACATACTATACAAAAAAATCTCAGACAGCGtaacattttatgtttttaagtataaataaaatgatggCGTCATCATCAAAGATTTATATTAACACTGACATATTAATAATTTCCCCAGgtacaaaaccaaaataaccaAGATGTCTTCAGCGAAGGGAATATCAATAG harbors:
- the ahcyl1 gene encoding S-adenosylhomocysteine hydrolase-like protein 1 isoform X3; the protein is MDTGEKTQTQSEVMAQRHAHGRERIQFANAEDKQEFSKYPTKAGRRSLSRSISQSSTDSYSSAASYSDSSDDETSPREKTQANTHGSSDFCVKNIKQAEFGRREIEIAEQDMSALISLRKRAQGEKPLAGAKIVGCTHITAQTAVLIETLVALGAQCRWTACNIYSTQNEVAAALAESGVSVFAWKGESEDDFWWCIDRCVNTEGWQANMILDDGGDLTHWVYKKYPSVFKKARGIVEESVTGVHRLYQLSKAGKLCVPAMNVNDSVTKQKFDNLYCCRESILDGLKRTTDVMFGGKQVVVCGYGEVGKGCCTALKALGAIVCITEIDPICALQGCMDGFRVVKLNEVIRQMDLVITCTGNKNVVTREQLDRMKNGCIVCNMGHSNTEIDVASLRSPELTWERVRSQVDHIIWPDGKRVVLLAEGRLLNLSCSTVPTFVLSITATTQALALIELFNAPEGRYKQDVYLLPKKMDEYVASLHLPNFDAHLTELSDEQAKYMGLNKNGPFKPNYYRY
- the ahcyl1 gene encoding S-adenosylhomocysteine hydrolase-like protein 1 isoform X1 produces the protein MTDSVVEGMTDVKQATKYVKETENVAEKYSSLTVSKNSDMNMNVGELPSAAFTAVPTLKSVKKIQFANAEDKQEFSKYPTKAGRRSLSRSISQSSTDSYSSAASYSDSSDDETSPREKTQANTHGSSDFCVKNIKQAEFGRREIEIAEQDMSALISLRKRAQGEKPLAGAKIVGCTHITAQTAVLIETLVALGAQCRWTACNIYSTQNEVAAALAESGVSVFAWKGESEDDFWWCIDRCVNTEGWQANMILDDGGDLTHWVYKKYPSVFKKARGIVEESVTGVHRLYQLSKAGKLCVPAMNVNDSVTKQKFDNLYCCRESILDGLKRTTDVMFGGKQVVVCGYGEVGKGCCTALKALGAIVCITEIDPICALQGCMDGFRVVKLNEVIRQMDLVITCTGNKNVVTREQLDRMKNGCIVCNMGHSNTEIDVASLRSPELTWERVRSQVDHIIWPDGKRVVLLAEGRLLNLSCSTVPTFVLSITATTQALALIELFNAPEGRYKQDVYLLPKKMDEYVASLHLPNFDAHLTELSDEQAKYMGLNKNGPFKPNYYRY
- the ahcyl1 gene encoding S-adenosylhomocysteine hydrolase-like protein 1 isoform X2 codes for the protein MDTGEKTQTQSEVMAQRHAHGRERVSLEIQFANAEDKQEFSKYPTKAGRRSLSRSISQSSTDSYSSAASYSDSSDDETSPREKTQANTHGSSDFCVKNIKQAEFGRREIEIAEQDMSALISLRKRAQGEKPLAGAKIVGCTHITAQTAVLIETLVALGAQCRWTACNIYSTQNEVAAALAESGVSVFAWKGESEDDFWWCIDRCVNTEGWQANMILDDGGDLTHWVYKKYPSVFKKARGIVEESVTGVHRLYQLSKAGKLCVPAMNVNDSVTKQKFDNLYCCRESILDGLKRTTDVMFGGKQVVVCGYGEVGKGCCTALKALGAIVCITEIDPICALQGCMDGFRVVKLNEVIRQMDLVITCTGNKNVVTREQLDRMKNGCIVCNMGHSNTEIDVASLRSPELTWERVRSQVDHIIWPDGKRVVLLAEGRLLNLSCSTVPTFVLSITATTQALALIELFNAPEGRYKQDVYLLPKKMDEYVASLHLPNFDAHLTELSDEQAKYMGLNKNGPFKPNYYRY